From Methylocystis sp. ATCC 49242, one genomic window encodes:
- the mutL gene encoding DNA mismatch repair endonuclease MutL, translating into MPVRRLDPILVDRIAAGEVVERPASAVKELVENALDAGATRIDVAIEEGGRKLIRVIDDGCGMDENDLALAVERHATSKIPDGDLTHIATLGFRGEALPSIAAVADLTIDTRAQNAPHGFSIRVEAGDRRGLTASSWPRGTRIEARALFAATPARLKFLKTERTETAAVVDVVKRLAMAHPDVRFGFSADNGALFDYPACGDDAAGRARRIAQVLGEEFRANAIEIDAERAGVRLTGLASLPTYNRGNAQLQYVYVNGRPVRDKLFAGAIRAAYLDFLSPDRHPVVALFIGCDPRIVDVNVHPAKAEVRFADPGLVRGLVVGALKQALAEKSHRSADTARAAVETFARANAARHDAPWRAPPPANWDIRHSPHAPSGFAESPQAAFDVGAPAADARVHEAPAQDTDAPLGAARAQLHETYIIAQTRDGLVIVDQHAAHERLVYEKLKRQREETGVARQMLLIPVVVDLDESRMNALAGAFDELAALGLALEPFGPGAVLVREAPSILGEVDHRRLVEDIADLLAEDGDARGLSRRLDHVLATCACHHSVRAGRRLGAAEMNALLREMETTPGAGQCNHGRPTYVELKLADIEKLFGRK; encoded by the coding sequence ATGCCCGTTCGCCGCCTCGATCCCATCCTTGTCGACCGCATCGCCGCCGGCGAGGTGGTCGAGCGCCCGGCCTCCGCCGTGAAGGAACTGGTCGAGAATGCGCTCGACGCCGGCGCGACGCGCATCGACGTGGCGATCGAGGAAGGCGGCAGAAAGCTCATCCGCGTCATCGACGACGGCTGCGGCATGGATGAGAACGATCTCGCGCTCGCTGTCGAACGCCATGCGACCTCGAAGATCCCCGACGGCGATCTCACTCATATCGCCACGCTCGGCTTTCGCGGCGAGGCGCTGCCGTCCATCGCCGCTGTCGCCGATCTCACCATCGACACACGGGCGCAGAATGCGCCGCACGGCTTTTCGATCCGCGTCGAGGCGGGCGACAGGCGTGGTCTCACTGCGAGCAGCTGGCCGCGCGGCACGCGAATCGAGGCGCGCGCGCTCTTCGCCGCGACGCCGGCGCGTCTGAAATTCCTCAAGACCGAACGCACGGAGACGGCCGCCGTCGTCGATGTCGTGAAACGCCTCGCCATGGCGCATCCCGATGTGCGTTTCGGCTTTTCCGCCGACAATGGCGCGCTCTTCGATTACCCCGCCTGCGGCGACGACGCGGCGGGCCGGGCGCGGCGCATCGCGCAGGTGCTCGGCGAGGAGTTTCGCGCCAACGCCATAGAGATCGACGCCGAGCGGGCGGGCGTGCGCCTGACGGGACTGGCGAGCCTGCCGACCTACAATCGCGGCAATGCGCAGCTGCAATATGTCTATGTCAACGGACGCCCGGTCCGCGACAAGCTCTTCGCCGGCGCCATTCGCGCCGCCTATCTCGACTTCCTCAGCCCCGACCGTCATCCCGTCGTCGCGCTCTTCATCGGCTGCGACCCGCGAATCGTGGACGTCAACGTGCATCCCGCGAAAGCCGAGGTGCGCTTCGCCGACCCCGGCCTCGTGCGCGGCCTCGTTGTCGGCGCGCTGAAACAGGCGCTCGCGGAAAAGAGCCATCGCAGCGCCGACACGGCGCGCGCGGCGGTCGAGACATTCGCGCGCGCCAACGCCGCGCGACATGACGCGCCCTGGCGCGCGCCGCCACCCGCGAACTGGGACATTCGGCACTCTCCCCACGCGCCTTCGGGATTTGCGGAATCGCCGCAGGCGGCTTTCGACGTCGGCGCGCCGGCGGCGGACGCGCGCGTTCATGAAGCGCCGGCGCAGGATACGGACGCGCCGCTCGGCGCCGCGCGCGCGCAGTTGCATGAAACCTACATCATCGCGCAGACGCGCGACGGGCTCGTCATTGTCGATCAGCACGCCGCGCATGAACGCCTCGTCTATGAGAAGCTCAAGCGTCAGCGCGAGGAGACGGGCGTCGCGCGTCAGATGCTGCTGATCCCCGTCGTCGTCGATCTCGACGAATCGCGCATGAATGCGCTCGCCGGCGCCTTCGACGAACTCGCCGCGCTCGGACTCGCGCTCGAGCCCTTCGGTCCGGGCGCCGTGCTGGTGCGCGAGGCGCCGTCCATTCTGGGCGAGGTCGATCACAGGCGTCTTGTCGAGGACATCGCCGATCTTCTCGCCGAGGATGGCGACGCGCGCGGCCTCTCGCGCCGGCTCGACCATGTGCTTGCGACCTGCGCCTGTCATCATTCCGTGCGCGCGGGCCGACGCCTCGGCGCAGCGGAGATGAACGCTTTGCTGCGCGAAATGGAGACGACGCCCGGCGCCGGCCAGTGCAATCACGGCCGCCCGACCTATGTCGAATTGAAGCTCGCCGACATCGAGAAGCTCTTCGGGCGCAAGTAA
- the gcvH gene encoding glycine cleavage system protein GcvH produces MSGLRFTKDHEYVRLDGDVAVVGISDYAQAQLGDIVFVDLPAVGKKVAKGKELAVIESVKAASEVYAPVGGEVIEANAELGEAPALVNEDPLARGWLVKLRVENAAEIDTLMDEAAYADFVKTL; encoded by the coding sequence ATGAGCGGACTGCGCTTCACGAAGGATCACGAATATGTCCGCCTCGACGGCGACGTCGCTGTCGTCGGCATTTCCGACTATGCGCAGGCGCAGCTTGGCGACATCGTTTTCGTCGATCTGCCCGCCGTCGGCAAGAAAGTCGCCAAGGGCAAGGAGCTCGCCGTAATCGAAAGCGTCAAGGCTGCGAGCGAAGTTTACGCGCCCGTGGGCGGCGAGGTGATCGAGGCGAACGCCGAACTTGGCGAAGCGCCTGCGCTCGTCAACGAAGACCCGCTCGCGCGCGGCTGGCTCGTGAAGCTGCGCGTGGAGAATGCGGCGGAAATCGACACGCTGATGGACGAAGCCGCCTACGCCGACTTCGTGAAAACATTGTAG
- the gcvPB gene encoding aminomethyl-transferring glycine dehydrogenase subunit GcvPB, translating to MLDRPAHIDDMDETPATFTGNRGLDQEEPLLFEIGRIDATGVDVDEPPPAQTRLGGLERKGAIGLPGLTEPETMRHYVRLSRKNYSIDAGLYPLGSCTMKHNPRLNEKVARFEGFADAHPLQPVSTVQGALELMQMLSHWLMTLTNMHAVALSPKAGAHGELCGLMAIKTAIAAVGESETRNVVLIPQSAHGTNPASAAFLGFSVRVVPAAPDGTVRAEAVKEVIGPDVAAIMLTNPNTCGLFERDIVEIARVVHEAGGYFYCDGANFNAIAGVLRPGDFGIDAMHINLHKTFSTPHGGGGPGAGPVVLSERLAPFAPVPFIRREGETLRLVEHAEGTQSFGRMTAFHGQMGMFVRALAYMLAHGADGVAQASKDAVLAANYLRASLRDVMSQPFGDRVCMHEVLFDDAWLKGTGVTTLDFAKAMIDEGYHPMTIYFPLVVHGAMLIEPTESESKASLDLFIATLRDLAKSAHEGDAQRFAQAPRLAPRRRVDETLAARKPVLRWSAA from the coding sequence ATGCTCGACCGGCCTGCTCATATCGACGACATGGACGAGACGCCCGCAACCTTCACCGGCAATCGCGGACTCGATCAGGAAGAGCCCCTGCTCTTCGAGATCGGCCGCATCGACGCCACGGGCGTCGACGTCGATGAACCGCCGCCCGCGCAAACGCGCCTCGGCGGGCTCGAACGCAAGGGCGCGATCGGCCTTCCCGGTCTCACCGAACCCGAGACCATGCGTCATTACGTGCGCCTCTCGCGCAAGAATTATTCGATCGACGCGGGGCTTTATCCGCTCGGCTCCTGCACGATGAAGCATAATCCGCGTCTGAACGAGAAGGTCGCGCGGTTCGAGGGCTTCGCCGACGCGCATCCGCTGCAACCCGTTTCAACCGTGCAGGGCGCGCTCGAACTGATGCAGATGCTCTCGCATTGGTTGATGACGCTGACCAACATGCACGCCGTGGCGCTGTCGCCGAAGGCCGGCGCGCATGGCGAGCTGTGCGGGCTGATGGCGATCAAGACGGCGATTGCGGCGGTGGGGGAAAGCGAAACGCGCAATGTCGTGCTGATTCCCCAATCGGCGCATGGCACCAATCCCGCGAGCGCCGCCTTTCTGGGCTTTTCCGTGCGCGTCGTTCCCGCCGCGCCGGACGGAACGGTGCGCGCCGAAGCGGTGAAGGAAGTGATCGGCCCCGACGTCGCCGCGATCATGCTGACCAATCCCAACACCTGCGGTCTCTTCGAGCGCGACATCGTCGAGATCGCGCGCGTGGTGCACGAGGCGGGCGGCTATTTCTATTGCGACGGCGCCAATTTCAACGCCATCGCCGGCGTCTTGCGGCCGGGCGACTTCGGCATAGACGCGATGCATATCAATCTGCACAAGACCTTCTCGACGCCCCACGGCGGCGGCGGGCCGGGCGCCGGCCCGGTGGTTCTGTCGGAGCGCCTCGCGCCCTTCGCGCCGGTTCCCTTCATTCGCAGGGAAGGAGAAACGCTGCGCCTCGTCGAGCATGCGGAAGGAACGCAGAGCTTCGGCCGCATGACCGCCTTCCATGGCCAGATGGGCATGTTTGTGCGCGCGCTCGCCTATATGCTCGCGCATGGGGCCGATGGCGTCGCGCAGGCGTCGAAGGACGCGGTGCTCGCGGCGAATTACCTGCGCGCGTCCCTGCGCGACGTCATGAGCCAGCCTTTCGGCGACCGCGTCTGCATGCACGAGGTTCTCTTCGACGACGCCTGGCTGAAGGGAACCGGCGTTACGACGCTCGATTTCGCCAAGGCGATGATCGACGAGGGGTATCATCCCATGACGATCTATTTCCCGCTCGTCGTTCATGGCGCCATGCTGATCGAGCCGACGGAGTCGGAGTCGAAAGCCTCGCTCGACCTCTTCATCGCGACGCTTCGCGATCTCGCGAAAAGCGCGCATGAGGGCGACGCGCAGCGCTTTGCCCAGGCGCCGCGTCTCGCCCCGCGCCGGCGCGTGGACGAAACGCTCGCCGCGCGCAAACCGGTGCTGCGCTGGAGCGCCGCATAA
- the msrB gene encoding peptide-methionine (R)-S-oxide reductase MsrB, with translation MNRRTIMTSVYALAFLPAKIRAAQSVQIEAFDAAGKSLGVSNVDKVVRTEAEWRAQLSPLAFEVTRREGTERAFTGPYWDAHDDGLFRCVCCDTALFDSKTKYDSGTGWPSFFAPISKNNVIESADNSFGMRRVAVSCKRCDAHLGHVFTDGPKPTGLRYCMNGVALRFVARGTAQGQAQ, from the coding sequence ATGAACCGCCGCACCATTATGACCAGCGTTTACGCTCTCGCGTTTCTTCCGGCAAAAATCCGCGCCGCGCAGTCGGTGCAGATAGAAGCTTTCGACGCGGCGGGGAAAAGTCTCGGCGTCTCCAACGTCGACAAGGTCGTCAGGACCGAGGCGGAATGGCGCGCGCAACTGTCGCCGCTCGCCTTTGAGGTCACGCGCAGGGAAGGCACCGAGCGCGCCTTCACCGGCCCTTACTGGGACGCGCATGACGACGGGCTCTTCCGCTGCGTCTGCTGCGACACGGCGCTTTTCGACTCGAAAACCAAATATGATTCCGGCACAGGCTGGCCGAGCTTCTTTGCGCCTATCTCGAAGAACAACGTCATCGAGAGCGCGGACAATTCCTTCGGCATGCGGCGCGTCGCCGTCTCCTGCAAGCGCTGCGACGCGCATCTCGGCCATGTCTTCACCGACGGGCCGAAGCCTACGGGTCTGCGCTATTGCATGAACGGCGTCGCGCTGCGCTTCGTCGCGCGCGGAACGGCGCAGGGGCAGGCGCAATGA
- the gcvT gene encoding glycine cleavage system aminomethyltransferase GcvT has translation MTATPDVHAAPLALLPLDRLHRSLGARMAPFAGYDMPVQYASGIVAETLQTREKAGLFDVSHMGQAILAGAGAARALESLTPADLAGLAPGRTRYTQLLDESGGILDDLLVTRLPGVEERLFLVVNASRKTADFALIAARLPHFDLNILNDRALIALQGPCAASILGALLPGAEDLPFMSWRAFDFDGASFFVSRTGYTGEDGFEISLRADRAEDFVMRLLAHEDVAPVGLGARDALRLEAGLPLYGHDIDETTDPVEAGLAWSIGKRRRAEGGFPGFARISAALGDGPSRLRVGLLPQSKAPVRDGATLLAPNGEEIGLVTSGGFSPTLQRPIAMGYVARGHASPGASLSTDVRGKRVDMIVTPLPFVAHRYHKPKDQEDQT, from the coding sequence ATGACCGCCACGCCAGACGTCCACGCCGCGCCTCTCGCGCTTCTGCCGCTCGACCGCCTGCACCGAAGTCTCGGCGCGCGCATGGCGCCTTTCGCGGGCTACGACATGCCCGTGCAATACGCCTCGGGCATTGTCGCGGAGACTTTGCAGACGCGCGAGAAGGCGGGCTTGTTCGACGTTTCGCACATGGGTCAGGCGATTCTCGCCGGCGCGGGCGCCGCGCGGGCGCTGGAGAGCCTCACGCCCGCCGATCTCGCCGGCCTCGCCCCCGGCCGCACGCGCTACACGCAGCTTCTCGACGAAAGCGGCGGCATTCTCGACGACCTGCTCGTCACGCGCCTTCCCGGCGTCGAGGAGCGGCTGTTTCTCGTCGTCAACGCTTCCCGCAAGACGGCGGATTTCGCGCTGATCGCGGCGCGCCTTCCGCATTTCGACCTGAACATCCTCAACGACCGCGCGCTGATCGCCCTGCAGGGCCCGTGCGCGGCGTCGATCCTCGGCGCTCTGCTCCCCGGCGCCGAGGATCTTCCTTTCATGAGCTGGCGCGCTTTCGACTTCGATGGAGCGTCGTTCTTTGTTTCGCGCACCGGCTACACGGGCGAAGACGGGTTCGAAATCTCGCTGCGCGCCGATCGCGCGGAAGATTTCGTCATGCGCCTTCTGGCGCATGAGGACGTTGCGCCCGTCGGGCTCGGCGCGCGGGACGCCTTGCGTCTCGAAGCGGGGCTGCCGCTCTACGGCCATGACATCGACGAGACCACCGATCCGGTCGAAGCCGGCCTCGCCTGGTCGATCGGCAAGCGCCGCCGCGCGGAAGGCGGTTTTCCCGGCTTTGCGCGCATCAGCGCGGCTCTGGGAGACGGTCCGTCGCGCCTGCGCGTGGGCCTGCTTCCGCAGTCGAAAGCGCCGGTGCGCGACGGCGCGACCCTGCTTGCGCCTAACGGCGAAGAAATCGGCCTCGTGACGTCCGGCGGCTTCTCGCCGACGCTGCAACGGCCGATCGCGATGGGCTATGTCGCGCGCGGTCACGCCAGCCCGGGCGCGTCACTTTCGACGGACGTCCGCGGAAAGCGCGTCGACATGATCGTCACGCCGCTGCCCTTCGTCGCGCATCGCTACCACAAACCGAAAGACCAAGAGGACCAAACATGA
- the msrA gene encoding peptide-methionine (S)-S-oxide reductase MsrA has product MKRVALFAAAIALLATPLRAAERAVSLPPPAYDPAPATPDARKLVVAGGCFWGVQGVFQHVKGVTRAVSGYAGGAKETAHYERVGRGDTGHAESVEITYDPGKVSLGELLRVYFSVAHDPTQLDRQGPDVGTQYRSAIFVADAEQEKMAREYIAQLSSAKAFPSPIVTRIERLGAFYPAEAYHQDYLVRHPDAPYIVFNDLPKIENLKRLYPAIYRGAPALTKN; this is encoded by the coding sequence ATGAAACGCGTCGCTCTTTTCGCCGCCGCCATCGCCCTGCTCGCGACGCCGCTTCGCGCGGCGGAGCGCGCGGTGAGCCTGCCGCCCCCGGCCTATGATCCTGCGCCGGCGACCCCTGACGCACGGAAGCTCGTCGTCGCGGGCGGATGCTTCTGGGGCGTGCAGGGCGTGTTCCAGCATGTGAAGGGCGTCACGCGCGCGGTGTCCGGCTATGCTGGCGGCGCGAAGGAGACCGCGCATTACGAGAGGGTGGGACGCGGCGACACCGGCCACGCCGAGTCGGTCGAAATCACCTATGATCCCGGCAAGGTGAGCCTCGGCGAATTGCTGCGCGTCTATTTCTCTGTCGCGCATGATCCGACGCAGCTCGACAGGCAGGGGCCGGATGTCGGGACGCAATATCGCTCGGCGATCTTCGTCGCCGATGCGGAGCAGGAGAAAATGGCGCGCGAATATATCGCGCAACTTTCATCCGCGAAGGCGTTTCCCTCGCCCATCGTCACGCGCATCGAGCGCCTCGGGGCGTTCTATCCCGCCGAAGCCTATCACCAGGATTATCTCGTCCGCCATCCGGATGCGCCATATATCGTCTTCAACGATTTGCCGAAGATCGAGAATCTGAAACGGCTTTATCCCGCCATCTATCGGGGCGCGCCCGCGCTGACGAAGAATTAG
- the gcvPA gene encoding aminomethyl-transferring glycine dehydrogenase subunit GcvPA, giving the protein MRYHPLSEADRNSMLATIGVENMEELYADAPASTLLKEPLDLPPHKSELEVERIFSRLSARNTPAGRVPFFVGAGAYKHHVPAAVDHLIQRSEFLTSYTPYQPEISQGTLQYLFEFQTQVALLTGMEIANASMYDGSTATAEAVLMAHRLTKRRKALLSGGLHPHYADVVRTTSRLAGDEVVTSPPDVRAREDLISQIDETVSCVVVQTPDFFGNLRDLTKIAEACHRNGALLIAVFTEAVSLGLLTSPGAMGADIVAGEGQSIGNALNFGGPYVGLFATRHDYLRQTPGRLAGETHDADGRRSYVLTLSTREQHIRRDKATSNICTNSGLCALAFSIHLTLLGEAGLTRLARLNHANAARLADMLSNVPNVAVLNDSFFNEFTLRVKADAATLVEKMAARGVLAGVPVSRLLPNAGLDDLLVVASTEVNTNEDRAAFVAALKGAL; this is encoded by the coding sequence ATGCGCTATCATCCGCTGTCCGAGGCCGACAGGAATTCCATGCTCGCGACGATCGGCGTCGAGAATATGGAGGAACTCTACGCCGACGCGCCCGCTTCGACGCTGCTGAAAGAACCGCTCGATCTGCCGCCACACAAGTCGGAGCTCGAGGTCGAGCGCATCTTTTCACGACTGTCCGCACGCAATACGCCCGCGGGCCGCGTTCCCTTCTTCGTCGGCGCCGGCGCCTACAAACATCATGTGCCGGCGGCCGTCGATCATCTGATCCAGCGCTCGGAATTTCTCACGAGCTACACGCCCTATCAGCCGGAGATTTCGCAGGGCACGCTGCAATATCTCTTCGAGTTCCAGACGCAGGTCGCGCTTCTCACCGGAATGGAGATCGCCAACGCCTCGATGTACGACGGCTCGACCGCGACCGCCGAAGCGGTGCTGATGGCGCATCGCCTGACAAAGCGGCGCAAGGCGCTTCTCTCCGGCGGGCTGCATCCGCATTACGCCGATGTCGTGCGCACGACGTCGCGCCTTGCGGGCGACGAAGTCGTGACGTCGCCGCCGGACGTTCGCGCGCGCGAAGACCTCATTTCGCAGATCGATGAAACGGTTTCCTGCGTCGTCGTTCAGACGCCCGATTTCTTCGGCAATCTGCGCGATCTGACAAAAATCGCCGAAGCCTGTCATCGCAATGGGGCGCTGCTGATCGCCGTCTTTACCGAAGCCGTGTCGCTCGGCCTTCTCACATCGCCCGGCGCCATGGGCGCGGATATTGTCGCCGGCGAGGGACAATCGATCGGCAATGCGCTGAATTTCGGCGGGCCCTATGTCGGTCTCTTCGCCACGCGTCACGATTACCTGCGGCAGACGCCGGGCCGTCTGGCGGGTGAAACGCATGACGCCGACGGGCGGCGCTCCTATGTGCTGACGCTTTCGACGCGCGAGCAGCACATACGCCGCGACAAGGCGACATCGAACATCTGCACCAATTCCGGCCTCTGCGCGCTTGCTTTCTCCATTCACCTCACGCTGCTCGGCGAAGCGGGGCTGACGCGGCTCGCGCGCCTCAATCACGCCAACGCCGCGCGGCTTGCGGACATGCTCTCGAATGTTCCGAACGTCGCGGTGCTGAACGACAGCTTCTTCAACGAATTCACGCTGCGCGTGAAAGCCGACGCGGCGACGCTCGTTGAAAAAATGGCGGCGCGCGGCGTTCTCGCGGGCGTTCCCGTCTCGCGGCTTCTGCCGAACGCGGGCCTCGACGACCTCCTCGTCGTCGCCAGCACGGAAGTGAATACGAACGAAGATCGCGCGGCCTTCGTCGCCGCGCTGAAAGGAGCGCTCTGA
- a CDS encoding AMP-binding protein: MTFRAAAQALDASLARTHPLTQFGFDALVAGAARPRPGAPAFVDRHGDSTDDVSYADLYQRVGAFLARLRGFDFARGEKILICCPPGAQAFVALTAAVAAGLDPVLAPLPLPMRRAAVANAARAQRVCALFAPARFCGVDFEEPLLSIAAETPSVRLIGALSGTLDGAGDFSPAMLEAPLSPRARLADDWSADERALVGALDDVGAIDFSSQGALLAGALDLVRLTRDAGDAPILSLAAPSSLGALIAGPLAALLAGAPLHYLSPFTAERFLETLDALGPTRLVIPAVVLPDLARAGLLTNGALVSVCALYPGAATAPGIDAADACPIVELRLDGGAVILRDAGASHAPAHAEPAHAALDY; the protein is encoded by the coding sequence ATGACCTTTCGCGCCGCCGCGCAAGCCCTCGACGCTTCTCTCGCGCGGACGCATCCTCTGACGCAATTCGGCTTCGACGCCCTCGTCGCCGGCGCCGCGCGTCCGCGACCCGGCGCGCCCGCCTTCGTCGACCGGCACGGCGACTCGACGGACGACGTAAGTTACGCCGACCTCTATCAGCGCGTCGGCGCCTTCCTCGCGCGGCTGCGCGGCTTCGATTTCGCGCGCGGCGAGAAAATTCTCATCTGCTGTCCGCCAGGCGCGCAGGCCTTCGTGGCGCTCACCGCCGCCGTCGCCGCGGGACTCGATCCGGTGCTCGCGCCCCTGCCGCTGCCGATGCGGCGCGCGGCTGTGGCGAACGCCGCCCGCGCGCAGCGCGTCTGCGCGCTCTTCGCGCCCGCGCGTTTCTGCGGCGTGGATTTCGAGGAGCCTCTGCTGTCGATCGCCGCCGAGACGCCGTCGGTGCGCCTCATCGGCGCGCTTTCGGGAACGCTCGACGGCGCGGGCGATTTCTCGCCAGCCATGCTGGAGGCGCCGCTGTCGCCGCGCGCGCGGCTCGCCGACGACTGGAGCGCGGACGAGCGCGCGCTGGTCGGCGCGCTCGACGACGTCGGCGCCATCGACTTTTCCTCGCAGGGCGCCCTGCTCGCCGGGGCGCTCGACCTCGTGCGCCTCACCCGCGACGCAGGCGACGCGCCGATCCTGTCGCTTGCGGCGCCGAGTTCGCTCGGCGCCCTCATCGCCGGCCCGCTCGCAGCGCTTCTCGCCGGCGCGCCGCTGCACTATCTCTCGCCCTTCACGGCGGAGCGTTTCCTCGAAACGCTCGACGCCCTCGGCCCGACGCGGCTCGTCATTCCCGCGGTCGTGCTTCCCGACCTCGCGCGCGCGGGCCTGCTGACGAATGGCGCGCTCGTTTCGGTCTGCGCGCTATACCCCGGCGCGGCGACGGCGCCCGGGATCGACGCCGCCGACGCCTGCCCGATCGTGGAGCTGCGGCTCGACGGCGGGGCCGTTATCCTGCGCGACGCCGGCGCCTCCCATGCGCCGGCGCACGCCGAGCCGGCTCACGCCGCCCTAGATTATTAG
- a CDS encoding NfeD family protein, which yields MEPTFFYDPANASLIVGLALLGLDIVVIGLSPVMFFALGSLATSALLFASGWRPSLIETTAIAAGASLLIAILGKGPLQRFQHADVQEDQSSDLIGRELTTTHEVTKSGGRVHWSGVTWEARLAAGAPVETLAPGARARVTRVENLVLVLEPVA from the coding sequence ATGGAGCCGACGTTCTTCTATGATCCCGCAAACGCCAGCCTGATCGTTGGCCTCGCGCTGCTCGGCCTCGACATCGTCGTCATCGGCCTGTCGCCGGTGATGTTCTTCGCGCTCGGTTCGCTCGCGACGAGCGCGCTGCTCTTCGCGAGCGGCTGGCGGCCGTCGCTCATCGAAACGACGGCCATCGCCGCCGGCGCGAGCCTCCTCATCGCCATTCTCGGCAAGGGGCCGCTGCAGCGTTTCCAGCACGCGGACGTGCAGGAGGACCAGAGCAGCGACCTCATCGGCCGCGAACTGACGACGACGCATGAGGTGACGAAATCCGGCGGCCGCGTGCATTGGTCCGGCGTGACCTGGGAGGCGCGCCTCGCGGCGGGCGCGCCCGTCGAAACACTCGCGCCGGGCGCCCGCGCGCGGGTGACGCGGGTCGAGAATCTCGTGCTGGTGCTGGAGCCTGTAGCTTGA
- a CDS encoding SPFH domain-containing protein codes for MGFALFVIGAGAIGLLILDRSFNLGLPIGLFHNPLFWFAYVALLALSTMVRFVRQQEVLVVERLGQYNRTLTAGINFVYPIVERVAYAFDMREQVIDVPEQDAITKDNATVTIDGVLYYKIVNAKDAAYGAQDIRRAIINLAQTSMRSAIGSMELDKTFENRSEINERVVRAVSDAAQLWGAHVTRYEIKDITMPESLRQSMERQMKAERDKRAAVLESEGVKQSEINRAEGEKQAAILRAEGQAKAIELVRTQITQQGGDQAVQLEVAKSAIEQYGRLAKAGNSLVLMGDGADPAGWIAKAMAVLNTVNAAETPKEASRRAQQPWRQPE; via the coding sequence ATGGGTTTTGCGCTTTTCGTCATCGGCGCCGGCGCGATCGGTCTTTTGATCCTGGATCGCAGCTTCAATCTCGGCCTGCCGATCGGCCTTTTCCACAATCCGCTGTTCTGGTTCGCCTATGTCGCGCTGCTGGCGCTCTCGACGATGGTGCGCTTCGTGCGCCAGCAGGAGGTGCTGGTCGTCGAACGCCTCGGCCAGTACAACCGCACGCTCACCGCCGGCATCAATTTCGTCTATCCGATCGTCGAGCGCGTGGCTTACGCTTTCGACATGCGCGAGCAGGTGATCGACGTGCCGGAGCAGGACGCGATCACCAAGGACAACGCCACCGTCACCATTGACGGCGTTCTCTATTACAAGATCGTCAACGCCAAGGACGCCGCCTATGGCGCGCAGGACATCCGCCGCGCCATCATCAATCTGGCGCAGACCAGCATGCGTTCGGCGATCGGCTCGATGGAGCTGGACAAGACCTTCGAGAACAGAAGCGAGATCAACGAGCGGGTGGTGCGCGCGGTTTCCGACGCGGCGCAGCTCTGGGGCGCGCATGTCACGCGTTACGAGATCAAGGACATCACAATGCCGGAGTCGCTGCGCCAGTCGATGGAGCGGCAGATGAAGGCCGAGCGCGACAAGCGCGCCGCCGTGCTGGAGTCCGAAGGCGTAAAGCAATCGGAGATCAACCGCGCCGAGGGCGAGAAACAGGCGGCGATCCTGCGCGCCGAAGGACAGGCGAAGGCGATCGAACTGGTGCGCACGCAGATCACGCAGCAAGGCGGCGATCAGGCCGTGCAGCTCGAAGTCGCGAAATCGGCGATCGAGCAATATGGCCGCCTCGCCAAGGCCGGCAATTCGCTGGTGCTGATGGGCGACGGCGCCGATCCCGCCGGCTGGATCGCGAAGGCCATGGCGGTGTTGAACACGGTGAACGCCGCCGAGACGCCGAAAGAGGCGTCGCGCCGCGCGCAGCAGCCCTGGCGCCAACCCGAGTGA